A region from the Anaeromyxobacter diazotrophicus genome encodes:
- a CDS encoding sugar diacid recognition domain-containing protein gives MNEDLRRVARRFVDFVHTATRLPMMVCDETGTIVESVDRRRIGTSHAFAKRILAGEADELFVTAEDVAQDPRMKEGCNCVIVLDGQRVGTFGLAGSLEIARPLARIAAAVVVSWAQEERQRSALKGAAAEVFTGVAAVSGKAAEASAESEQVVGVMVAASKDAAAQVERTDLVVRTVQEIAQKSRILSINGSVEAARAGEQGRGFAVVAREMLALAEGARTAANEIQVTLSDAHQSMGRLGGAIDRSAALARGQTAALAEVRQVVEGLQRAVAELAKE, from the coding sequence GTGAACGAGGACCTCCGCCGCGTCGCCCGGCGCTTCGTCGACTTCGTGCACACCGCGACCCGGCTGCCGATGATGGTGTGCGACGAGACCGGGACCATCGTCGAGAGCGTGGATCGCCGCCGCATCGGGACGTCCCACGCCTTCGCGAAGCGGATCCTGGCGGGCGAGGCGGACGAGCTGTTCGTCACCGCCGAGGACGTCGCGCAGGACCCCCGGATGAAGGAGGGGTGCAACTGCGTCATCGTGCTCGACGGCCAGCGGGTGGGGACGTTCGGGCTGGCCGGCTCGCTCGAGATCGCGCGGCCGCTGGCGCGGATCGCGGCGGCGGTGGTGGTGTCGTGGGCGCAGGAGGAGCGGCAGCGCTCGGCGCTGAAGGGCGCCGCGGCGGAGGTCTTCACCGGGGTCGCGGCGGTGTCCGGCAAGGCGGCGGAGGCCTCGGCCGAGTCGGAGCAGGTGGTGGGGGTGATGGTGGCGGCGTCGAAGGACGCGGCCGCCCAGGTGGAGCGGACCGACCTCGTCGTCCGGACCGTGCAGGAGATCGCGCAGAAGAGCCGCATCCTCTCCATCAACGGCTCGGTGGAGGCCGCCCGCGCCGGCGAGCAGGGGCGCGGCTTCGCGGTGGTGGCGCGCGAGATGCTCGCGCTCGCCGAGGGCGCCCGCACCGCCGCCAACGAGATCCAGGTCACCCTCTCCGACGCGCACCAGTCGATGGGCCGGCTGGGCGGCGCCATCGACCGCAGCGCGGCCCTCGCGCGCGGGCAGACGGCCGCGCTGGCGGAGGTCCGCCAGGTGGTGGAGGGCCTCCAGCGCGCGGTGGCGGAGCTGGCGAAGGAGTAG
- the uraA gene encoding uracil permease, whose protein sequence is MSQPRTVDVGERLPLLQSIPLSLQHLFAMFGATVLVPYLVGLDTSVTLFSSGVGTLLYIFITKGKIPAYLGSSFAFIGALTVLLGVKPGQLADASHIAVAMGGCVVVGLIYIAVAAVIARFGTRWIDLLLPPVVIGSVVVVIGLGLARVAVDMATGAAVGGYSASSFAVALIALAIAICAATFLRGFLGVIPILIGIAGGYAVALAMGKVDFSPVAGAQAFAVPQFVLPRLTWGAVLALGPISLVVITEHIGHLIVTNRVCNRDFFKEPGLHRSLAGDGVATAVAGMIGGPPNTTYGENIGVMAITRVFSVWVIGGAAVLAIVMSFIPKIGMLIHTIPVPVMGGICILLFGIIGSQGVRMLVEAGIDFSQKRNLIIASVILVIGIGGAHVQLGGVEFSEMPLATYVGILLNLVLPRSKELEGNGEGNGLPAAALDAPDV, encoded by the coding sequence ATGAGCCAGCCGAGGACCGTCGACGTCGGGGAGCGCTTGCCGCTCCTGCAGAGCATCCCGCTCAGCCTGCAGCACCTGTTCGCCATGTTCGGGGCGACCGTGCTCGTCCCGTATCTGGTCGGGCTCGACACGTCGGTGACGCTCTTCTCGAGCGGCGTCGGCACGCTGCTCTACATCTTCATCACCAAGGGGAAGATCCCGGCCTACCTCGGCTCCTCCTTCGCGTTCATCGGCGCGCTGACGGTGCTGCTGGGCGTGAAGCCGGGCCAGCTCGCCGACGCGTCGCACATCGCCGTCGCGATGGGCGGCTGCGTGGTGGTGGGGCTCATCTACATCGCGGTGGCGGCGGTCATCGCCCGCTTCGGCACCCGCTGGATCGACCTCCTCCTCCCGCCGGTGGTGATCGGCTCGGTGGTGGTGGTGATCGGCCTCGGCCTGGCGCGCGTCGCGGTGGACATGGCGACCGGCGCGGCCGTGGGCGGCTACAGCGCGAGCTCGTTCGCGGTGGCGCTCATCGCGCTCGCCATCGCCATCTGCGCGGCCACCTTCCTGCGCGGCTTCCTGGGCGTCATCCCCATCCTCATCGGCATCGCCGGCGGGTACGCGGTGGCGCTCGCCATGGGCAAGGTGGACTTCTCGCCGGTGGCGGGGGCGCAGGCCTTCGCGGTGCCGCAGTTCGTCCTCCCGCGGCTGACCTGGGGCGCGGTGCTGGCGCTCGGCCCCATCTCGCTCGTGGTCATCACCGAGCACATCGGCCACCTCATCGTGACGAACCGGGTCTGCAACCGCGACTTCTTCAAGGAGCCGGGCCTGCACCGCTCCCTGGCCGGCGACGGCGTGGCGACCGCGGTGGCCGGAATGATCGGCGGCCCCCCGAACACCACCTACGGCGAGAACATCGGCGTGATGGCCATCACCCGCGTCTTCAGCGTGTGGGTCATCGGCGGCGCGGCGGTGCTCGCCATCGTGATGTCCTTCATCCCGAAGATCGGGATGCTCATCCACACCATCCCGGTGCCGGTCATGGGCGGCATCTGCATCCTGCTCTTCGGGATCATCGGCTCGCAGGGCGTGCGCATGCTGGTCGAGGCCGGCATCGACTTCTCGCAGAAGCGCAACCTCATCATCGCCTCCGTCATCCTCGTCATCGGGATCGGCGGGGCGCACGTCCAGCTCGGCGGCGTGGAGTTCTCCGAGATGCCGCTCGCCACCTACGTGGGCATCCTCCTCAACCTCGTGCTGCCGCGCTCGAAGGAGCTCGAGGGGAACGGGGAGGGCAACGGCCTGCCGGCCGCCGCGCTCGACGCGCCGGACGTGTAG
- a CDS encoding ABC transporter substrate-binding protein, protein MALIGDFNDTPFADLIQLYAGSGQTVAVTINLPDGKGEDGVFYVENGDVVDAWLGDAHGRDAVRQALRLDRGSFIVEQDVRAAERTLSMPWRQLLMEEVVRMDEERRRGGAAARSGRGAGQASGATPGASGALPLPGATPRTPPAIPLQAASGAGSVPRLTPTRPSAPPSATPASPARPTAAGATPAPGRPASGGGGLRAGAMVAIAAVVVGAAGAGFFLLRGRGSATVEARPAPAAGAAQAAAEVPTLTFGMVSPLSGPDKDLGRGMKAGVELAFAAANEAGGVHGRRLALVAVDDGNDPARAAEAMRELTEQRKVFAVVGNAGTATAGAAVPVALERKVPFIGALGGAPALRSDPPQHDVFVYRPSLSEEAAAAVRYLVEVRRLDPGDIAVFAQDDESGQAGWTGAAQQLKSYGRDPAQTVRVSYRRNTAEVDGAVERLRAMGAHLKGVVMVAAHRPAARLVEKVIAFAPGTVFTDTSSVDVAQLGEELVGSRVGLADNVVVTQVVPLPTSRSSAVMRYRALLEKYALGETPGALSLEGWIVGTLVVKALEAAGRDADPEKLVAALEGFQNLDIGIGAPLTFSRADHQASHKVWGTALDRSGAWRQVDLE, encoded by the coding sequence ATGGCCCTGATCGGTGACTTCAACGACACCCCCTTCGCCGACCTGATCCAGCTGTACGCGGGCAGCGGTCAGACCGTCGCGGTGACGATCAACCTCCCCGACGGCAAGGGGGAGGACGGCGTCTTCTACGTCGAGAACGGCGACGTGGTGGACGCGTGGCTCGGCGACGCGCACGGGCGCGACGCCGTGCGCCAGGCGCTGCGGCTCGACCGCGGCTCGTTCATCGTGGAGCAGGACGTCCGCGCCGCGGAGCGCACGCTCTCCATGCCCTGGCGCCAGCTCCTCATGGAGGAGGTGGTGCGCATGGACGAGGAGCGCCGGCGCGGCGGTGCGGCCGCGCGCAGCGGCCGCGGCGCGGGGCAGGCCTCCGGGGCCACCCCCGGCGCGTCCGGGGCGCTGCCGCTCCCGGGCGCGACTCCGCGCACGCCCCCGGCCATCCCGCTGCAGGCGGCGTCCGGCGCCGGCTCGGTCCCGCGGCTGACGCCCACCAGGCCCTCCGCTCCGCCGTCCGCCACGCCCGCCTCGCCGGCGCGCCCCACGGCGGCTGGCGCCACGCCGGCGCCGGGCCGGCCCGCCTCCGGCGGCGGCGGGCTCCGCGCCGGGGCGATGGTGGCCATCGCCGCGGTGGTGGTCGGCGCCGCGGGCGCCGGCTTCTTCCTCCTGCGCGGCCGCGGGAGCGCCACGGTCGAGGCGCGCCCCGCCCCCGCCGCGGGGGCTGCCCAGGCGGCCGCGGAGGTCCCCACCCTGACCTTCGGGATGGTCTCGCCGCTCTCCGGGCCCGACAAGGATCTCGGCCGCGGCATGAAGGCCGGCGTCGAGCTCGCGTTCGCCGCCGCCAACGAGGCGGGCGGCGTGCACGGCCGCCGGCTGGCGCTCGTCGCGGTGGACGACGGCAACGACCCCGCGCGGGCCGCCGAGGCCATGCGGGAGCTCACCGAGCAGCGCAAGGTCTTCGCGGTGGTGGGCAACGCGGGCACCGCCACCGCGGGCGCCGCCGTGCCGGTGGCGCTCGAGCGCAAGGTCCCGTTCATCGGCGCGCTGGGCGGCGCCCCCGCGCTGCGCAGCGACCCGCCCCAGCACGACGTGTTCGTCTACCGGCCGAGCCTCAGCGAGGAGGCGGCCGCGGCGGTGCGCTACCTCGTCGAGGTGCGGCGGCTCGACCCGGGCGACATCGCGGTCTTCGCCCAGGACGACGAGTCGGGCCAGGCCGGGTGGACCGGGGCGGCGCAGCAGCTCAAGAGCTACGGGCGCGACCCCGCGCAGACGGTGCGCGTGAGCTACCGGCGCAACACCGCCGAGGTCGACGGGGCCGTGGAGCGGCTCCGCGCCATGGGCGCGCACCTCAAGGGCGTGGTGATGGTCGCCGCGCACCGGCCGGCGGCGCGCCTGGTGGAGAAGGTCATCGCGTTCGCGCCCGGGACCGTCTTCACCGACACCTCGTCGGTCGACGTGGCGCAGCTGGGTGAGGAGCTGGTCGGCTCGCGCGTGGGCCTCGCCGACAACGTCGTCGTGACGCAGGTGGTGCCGCTCCCCACCTCGCGCTCCTCGGCCGTGATGCGCTACCGCGCGCTGCTCGAGAAGTACGCGCTGGGCGAGACGCCGGGGGCGCTCTCGCTGGAGGGCTGGATCGTCGGCACCCTGGTGGTGAAGGCGCTCGAGGCGGCGGGCCGGGACGCGGATCCCGAGAAGCTCGTGGCGGCGCTCGAGGGCTTCCAGAACCTCGACATCGGCATCGGCGCCCCGCTGACCTTCTCCCGCGCGGACCACCAGGCCTCGCACAAGGTCTGGGGCACCGCCCTCGACCGCAGCGGCGCCTGGCGCCAGGTCGACCTGGAGTGA
- the msrA gene encoding peptide-methionine (S)-S-oxide reductase MsrA encodes MLGRSKLLALPRPEEALPGRTEAMPVPERHAVLGHPLAPPFPPGLERAVFGMGCFWGAERKFWTRPGVYTTAVGYAGGSTPHPTYEEVCTGRTGHAEVVLVVYDPRQVGYGELLRIFWESHDPTQGMRQGNDVGTQYRSAVYAFGEAQRRAAEASREAYQARLAEAGHGAITTEIRDAPELYYAEGYHQQYLAKNPDGYCGLGGTGVACPSSVFSSPPAA; translated from the coding sequence ATGCTCGGACGATCGAAGCTGCTCGCTCTCCCGCGGCCGGAGGAGGCGCTCCCTGGGCGCACCGAGGCGATGCCCGTCCCGGAGCGCCACGCGGTGCTGGGGCACCCGCTCGCGCCGCCCTTTCCCCCGGGGCTCGAGCGCGCCGTCTTCGGGATGGGGTGCTTCTGGGGCGCCGAGCGGAAGTTCTGGACGCGTCCGGGCGTCTACACGACCGCCGTCGGCTACGCCGGCGGGTCCACGCCCCACCCGACGTACGAGGAGGTCTGCACGGGCCGGACGGGCCACGCCGAGGTGGTGCTGGTCGTCTACGACCCGCGCCAGGTCGGCTACGGCGAGCTCCTGCGCATCTTCTGGGAGTCGCACGATCCGACCCAGGGCATGCGGCAGGGGAACGACGTGGGGACGCAGTACCGCTCCGCGGTGTACGCCTTCGGCGAGGCGCAGCGCCGGGCCGCGGAGGCGTCGCGCGAGGCGTACCAGGCCCGGCTGGCCGAGGCGGGGCACGGCGCCATCACGACCGAGATCCGCGACGCGCCCGAGCTCTACTACGCCGAGGGGTACCACCAGCAGTACCTGGCGAAGAACCCGGACGGCTACTGCGGGCTGGGCGGGACGGGCGTCGCCTGCCCCTCGTCG